The Nitrospirae bacterium YQR-1 genomic interval TCGACCCATACGCCGCTATAAGAGAGGGATAATAAGCAGGGATCCCAATTATCCTATTATCTCCTTTAATTTCAACAATAAATTTCTGCCCCTTCATATCCGACTCAACAAAGCCGATATCCACGCTTGAGGTGTTTATCATATCCACTATTTTTTTGGTGTTTCCGATTTTAAGATTAACCCGTGCCCTCGGGTTGATTTTCATAAAGTCGGCAATAATCTGCGGAATGAGGTAATTTCCTATTGTCAGGCTTGCCCCTACCCGAATGCTGCCCTTTGTCAGCCCTGTAATCTTACATATCTTCTTTTCTGCGTCCCCGTACAGGGATAAAATGTCTTTGGCATACCTGTAGAGAATCTCACCGGCAGGGGTCAGCGCTATGCTGTTTGTTGTCCGGTCAAAGAGTTTTGTGCCGTAATACTCCTCAATGACCTGTATCTGGGCGCTTACCGCCGGTTGAGTCAGATGGATTATCTCAGAGGCTTTTGAAAAACTCTTCAGCTCCGCTACCGTGCAAAAAACTCTTAACTTATAGTCTTCCATCGCTTCCCTGCACACCTCCTACGAATCTCTCTCCATGTAGGAGTATCCCGATGGTGAATCCTCCCGCCGATTTATACCAAGTAGCAGTCAAAAGAGTAACGAGGCGGCAAGGAGAAAGCGACACCTCCCCTTACAGGGGATTCCCCTTTGGGGAGACGTCAAGGAGCTTTCGACGAAGCCAACAAAGTTAATCGAATGAATGCAACTTGGTATTAGCACCTCTTGAGGCCGCCTCCCTTATGCCGGTAAACCACTCTTTTCCGCTATCAGTTTCCCTACATTATGGGCAGCCTCAAGGTGCAAATCCTCTGTCTCTCTACCGCCTACTACACCTATTATTACCACAAATTATATCTTAAATATCATAGTAGAGGAAAAACTCGTATGGGTGAGGGCGCAGTCTCATTGCGTCCACCTCGTTGGTTCTCTTATATGATATCCACGTTTTAAGGGAATCCTCGGTAAAGACGTCTCCCTTTAACAGAAAGTCATGGCCGGCCTCAAGATTATTCAAAGCCTCATCAAGGCTACCCGGCATCTGGGGCACTGAGGCCAGCTCCTCCGGCTCAAGATCATACAGGTCCTTATCAAGAGCCTCACCCGGGTCTATTCTGTTTTGCACACCATCAAGGCCTGCCATCAACATGGCGGCAAAGGCAAGGTACGGGTTACAGGATGGATC includes:
- a CDS encoding LysR family transcriptional regulator produces the protein MEDYKLRVFCTVAELKSFSKASEIIHLTQPAVSAQIQVIEEYYGTKLFDRTTNSIALTPAGEILYRYAKDILSLYGDAEKKICKITGLTKGSIRVGASLTIGNYLIPQIIADFMKINPRARVNLKIGNTKKIVDMINTSSVDIGFVESDMKGQKFIVEIKGDNRIIGIPAYYPSLIAAYGS